A genomic window from Cyprinus carpio isolate SPL01 chromosome A2, ASM1834038v1, whole genome shotgun sequence includes:
- the LOC109056779 gene encoding 5-beta-cholestane-3-alpha,7-alpha-diol 12-alpha-hydroxylase-like — translation MANLLQILLALCISVIGALYLLGSFRRRRAGEPPLDKGPIPWLGHVLEFRKNTAKFLQRMKEKHGDIFTVQLGGFYFHFITDPLSFGSVVKEARTKLDFTKFAEQLVARVFGYHSVESEHKFLQATSTKHLMGDGLVVMTQAMMYNLQNLMLHSVGSGDDKQWQETGLFAYSYNIVFRAGYLALFGNESVKSTGTLDKAKEIDRQNSDELFKEFRKYDQLFPNLAYGVLGLSEKMEAERLKRLFWSTLSVEKMRSRDNISGWVSEQQQVRDEQGMQEYMQDRFMFLLLWASQGNTGPAAFWLLLYLMKHPDAMNAVKKEVEEILRETGQEVKRDGPLIDLTRDMLLKTPILDSAVEETLRLTAAPVLTRAVLQDMTINMASGQEYKIRKGDRVAVFPYTAVQVDPEVYPDPYTFKYDRFLTPDGSKKTDFYKGGKKLKYYNMPWGAGTTMCPGRFFATNELKQFVFLMLSYFDFELNNPNEEIPGIDIRRWGFGTMQPTKDVQFRYRLRF, via the coding sequence ATGGCCAACCTCCTCCAAATCCTGCTTGCTCTATGCATCTCTGTCATAGGTGCTCTCTACCTTCTGGGGTCATTTCGGCGCAGACGAGCTGGAGAACCACCTCTAGATAAGGGCCCTATTCCCTGGCTTGGCCATGTGCTGGAGTTCAGGAAGAACACGGCCAAATTCCTGCAGAGGATGAAGGAAAAACATGGAGATATTTTCACAGTGCAGCTGGGAggcttttatttccattttatcaCAGATCCACTCTCTTTTGGCTCTGTGGTCAAAGAGGCCAGAACAAAGCTGGACTTTACTAAATTTGCAGAGCAACTGGTTGCAAGAGTATTCGGCTATCATTCCGTGGAAAGCGAACACAAGTTTCTCCAGGCAACAAGTACCAAACATCTCATGGGGGATGGTCTGGTTGTCATGACTCAGGCCATGATGTACAATCTTCAGAATTTGATGCTCCACAGTGTTGGATCTGGAGATGACAAGCAATGGCAAGAAACTGGACTCTTTGCGTACAGCTACAATATTGTGTTTCGCGCTGGCTATCTGGCTCTGTTTGGTAACGAGTCAGTCAAAAGTACAGGAACTTTGGACAAAGCGAAGGAAATTGACCGGCAGAATTCGGACGAACTTTTCAAGGAATTCAGAAAATATGACCAGCTATTCCCGAATCTGGCTTATGGTGTCCTGGGACTTAGTGAGAAGATGGAGGCGGAGCGTTTGAAGAGGCTGTTCTGGAGCACGCTTTCAGTAGAGAAGATGAGATCCAGAGACAACATCAGCGGCTGGGTCAGTGAGCAGCAACAGGTGAGAGACGAACAGGGCATGCAGGAGTACATGCAGGATCGATTCATGTTTCTGCTTCTGTGGGCGTCTCAAGGAAACACGGGTCCTGCGGCATTCTGGCTGCTCTTGTATCTGATGAAGCACCCTGATGCAATGAACGCCGTTAAGAAAGAAGTCGAGGAGATTCTCAGAGAAACGGGACAGGAGGTGAAACGAGACGGGCCGCTGATTGACCTGACTAGGGATATGCTCCTTAAAACTCCCATCCTAGACAGCGCAGTCGAGGAGACCCTCCGTCTGACAGCTGCCCCGGTCCTTACAAGAGCTGTTTTGCAGGATATGACCATCAACATGGCCAGCGGACAAGAGTACAAGATCCGTAAGGGCGACAGAGTGGCGGTTTTCCCCTACACAGCTGTTCAGGTAGACCCAGAAGTTTACCCAGATCCCTACACCTTCAAGTACGACCGTTTTCTCACGCCAGATGGAAGCAAAAAGACTGATTTCTACAAGGGTGGAAAGAAACTCAAGTACTACAACATGCCTTGGGGAGCAGGAACCACTATGTGTCCGGGAAGATTCTTCGCCACAAATGAGCTGAAGCAGTTTGTTTTTCTCATGTTGTCCTACTTTGACTTTGAGTTGAACAATCCAAATGAAGAGATTCCAGGTATTGATATCAGACGATGGGGTTTTGGAACCATGCAGCCAACTAAAGACGTCCAGTTTAGATACAGActcagattttaa
- the LOC109056780 gene encoding C-C chemokine receptor type 4-like, which yields MDVLNPEDDSYEDYYNSEGLEEFGPCKKTHVKEFSHVFLPVFYSITCVLSIIANFTLLTLFIKYKTLRKVLPLHMVISDILFTLSLPFWAVYASSEWIFGDQSCKAISLVYMHLQQTKEEYCYVRFGLAFLNFGSSCSCQLCRDSKVPRRVNLHLSLQR from the exons ATGGATGTATTAAACCCAGAGGACGACAGCTATGAGGACTATTATAATTCAGAAGGACTTGAGGAATTTGGGCCCTGCAAGAAGACACATGTAAAGGAATTCAGCCATGTGTTTCTACCTGTGTTCTATTCCATTACCTGTGTGTTGAGCATTATTGCTAATTTTACTCTTCTAACATTGTTCATCAAATACAAAACTCTGAGGAAGGTGTTGCCTCTGCACATGGTCATATCAGATATTCTTTTCACACTGAGCCTTCCCTTCTGGGCAGTGTATGCCAGCAGCGAGTGGATCTTTGGTGATCAAAGCTGTAAGGCAATCTCATTGGTTTACATG CATCTTCAACAGACCAAAGAGGAATACTGTTATGTGCGCTTTGGTCTGGCTTTTCTCAATTTTGGCAGCAGCTGCTCATGTCAGCTTTGTCGAGACTCAAAAGTTCCACGAAGAGTTAATTTGCACTTATCACTTCAACGATAA